TCCAATTCCTCCAAACCTACGAAGGAGTCGAAGGAGACAGCGCAAGCATCGCCGTCGCGACAGCCATCATCTCCGCACTCAAACAAGTCCCCATCAAGCAAGACTACGCCATGACCGGCTCACTCAGCGTGAGAGGCGAAGTCCTTCCTGTCGGCGGCGTCAGCGCCAAAATCGACGCGGCCATCGACGCAGGCATCAAGAACGTCATCGTCCCCAAGAGCAACCTTCGCGACATCATCATTGACAAAGACCGCCTCAAACGCATCCGCATCATCCCCGTCACGCGCATCGAAGAAGTCCTCAAAGAAGTCATTGTCTGGAACAAGAACAAAGCAGCACTCCAGCGTATCATGGCCAAAGGAAAACCCAGCCTCCCTCAAGCATGACCCTGCACTGAGAACCGCGTTCTTGACAACAACACCGCTTCAGCAGGCGCCTGCCAAACGTCACGGCCGCCACGTCACCACTACTTCATCTGTTCGCAAGCCAGGATCAATCCCGGCATGCTCAACCCCGACCACGTCGCCAACACGAAGCTTTTGCACCCCGTTGATCGCAATCATCGCAGCATTATCAACCAAGAACTCCTTCTCCGGCCAGCGACACACCGCGCCACGCTCTTCACACATGATCGACGCCATCTCCTGCAAGCGCGCATTGCACGCCACGCCACCGCCCAAGACCAGCTCCTTCTTGCCCGTGTGCGCCAAGGCGCGTTCGGCAACTTCCACAAGCATGGCAAACACGACCTCTTGAGCGGTGAAGCATACGTCCTCCTTCGTACACGCCCCCTTCACAATCTTGTGATGCAAATTCGTCAAGATCCCCCCAAAAGACGTGTCCATTCCCTTCACGACGTACGGCACATCCAACAAACGCGTCCCGCACCTCGCGTACCGCTCAATCGTGGGACCCGCAGGAAAGCCAAAGCCTAAATACCTCCCCAGCGCGTCAAGAAAATTCCCCACACCAATATCCAACGTTTCACCGAAAACACGATACCTCCCCCCCTCAAAGGCGATCACCTGCGTGTTCGCCCCCGACGCGTATAACAGCACGGGGTCATCCACGCGACACAACACCCTCCCCACTTCAAGATGAGCAATACAATGGTTCACGGCTAAGAGCGGCTTTTGCCACCGCAACGCGAGCGAGCGAGCCAAGGCGGCACCAATACGCAAACAATGCCCAATGCCTGGCGAAGCCGAATACGCAATACCATCAACCTCGTCAAGGCCGACCTGCGCCTTCTTGAGCGCTTCTTGCAGCACCTCCCCGCAGTGCGCAACGTGAAAATCAGCGACCTTGGAAGGAACCATACCACCCTCCTCAGTCACGAACATCTTGCGAACATTAGCAAGCACGCGCTCCTCACGAACAACAGCCACGCCGAACGTGTGTGCCGTACTCTCAATCCCTAAGACAAGCATGCCAGAGCAGAAACCAAAGATGCATATATAAACCTTGTAGCTTTCAGCACCCACAAAAAAAGCCACTCCTCTTCAACCACCCGCACGATATAAGAACACAAGCCCGGGAAACGAAGAAAAAAG
The window above is part of the Candidatus Woesearchaeota archaeon genome. Proteins encoded here:
- a CDS encoding ATP-dependent protease LonB → ILPIEAEVTPGGREREIVATGKLGEIAKEAVKNVSAIIKKFFGQDIKKDHDIYVQFLQTYEGVEGDSASIAVATAIISALKQVPIKQDYAMTGSLSVRGEVLPVGGVSAKIDAAIDAGIKNVIVPKSNLRDIIIDKDRLKRIRIIPVTRIEEVLKEVIVWNKNKAALQRIMAKGKPSLPQA
- the tsaD gene encoding tRNA (adenosine(37)-N6)-threonylcarbamoyltransferase complex transferase subunit TsaD, with protein sequence MLVLGIESTAHTFGVAVVREERVLANVRKMFVTEEGGMVPSKVADFHVAHCGEVLQEALKKAQVGLDEVDGIAYSASPGIGHCLRIGAALARSLALRWQKPLLAVNHCIAHLEVGRVLCRVDDPVLLYASGANTQVIAFEGGRYRVFGETLDIGVGNFLDALGRYLGFGFPAGPTIERYARCGTRLLDVPYVVKGMDTSFGGILTNLHHKIVKGACTKEDVCFTAQEVVFAMLVEVAERALAHTGKKELVLGGGVACNARLQEMASIMCEERGAVCRWPEKEFLVDNAAMIAINGVQKLRVGDVVGVEHAGIDPGLRTDEVVVTWRP